A window of Daucus carota subsp. sativus chromosome 2, DH1 v3.0, whole genome shotgun sequence genomic DNA:
atattttaaattcaatattttgataataatagAGAATATAAAATGTTTTTAGGTTTCAAAATGAAGCATGCAAATTAGAGGGGACACCAAGAGACCGtttgtataaatttaaaataagtgcttcaaataaaaaagtgaaataaaagTTGGAATCAATAAAAGACTTATAgataattaaagtgtttgagaaaaaaatagaaGTCATGAACAAGGGCGGATTCAGGATTTAAAACTCCCCCGGGTTAAAATAATCAAGTATgcttaacatataattcaaaaattaataatttaacgACCAATTTAAGTTATAATAGTATCATGGAGAAGATATGCAACTTTTTAATGTTAAATTCTATTTAATAATTTCCAAAATTTGGATGTTTTAGtgtatataatacaaaaaattatataattttaatttaaaaagattaACATGACAAAAATAAATTCGATATTATGATGCCTTTTTTTCATCCTTCCATTAGAATTTCTTTCGAAACTTACTCTGAAATATGAAAGATACCATTTCAATGTGTTTGGGGAagatataaaatttcataataatcGATTTTATATACAactcataaaattaaattattataataccaaaatatattttaaattaacatcaTTATTAaggaattcaaatttaaattaaaactaaaaaaataagaaacacacaaaaatatatcTGTCCACCGAAAAAATAAGATACACATAATAAGGTCTATTCTACAAAACTGTTTCAAATGAGAGAgaaatgataaatttataatataattgttttagaaaactaattattattataaaactataaaataaaCTGTATTATTTGAAACGAAAGAACAAGCAGCGAGAAACAAGAAGTGTTGCACATATATAAAGCTGTACACAGAGAAAGACAGAATGAAAAGAAttggttttcaaaatttattcacCCGGGCTAATATCATGCAGCAGCCAGACTGCCAGAGAGCACTAAAAATTTTCTAAAGTATAAATTACAGTGGATCGCGCTCAAATCCACagtacactacaagaaaacaggtCAAAACTAACCAAAAAAAACCGACCAgggataaaaccgaccgacgatCGCGTGGTCGATTTTACCTCGTCAAAATTACAAATTGACGACGGTCTCTGTGACGTGGCTACACATAAAATCGACTGTTAGTCAGGGTCGGTTATGTGTATGACATGGCACTGTCGTAACTGACCGTTCCTTGTGGCCGGTTTTGTTTTCTgcgaaaaaataataaaaaatcaatttaaataaaaatatctgtgCGTCAGTCCCTTAAAACGGCGtcgttttttttgtttggtactaaaaccgaccgatctgtcggtcggttttaacctgCAACTTTTAAATTACTTTTGATAGTAGGAGCTCCCATTCActtcaaataaaaatcaaaagagaGGAACAAAAGAACTAAAGTGGGGAAGAAATATTGCTTGCAAACATTTGATGTAagtgattttcatttcttttcattaaatgtgtgtgtggtgggtgtgttaaatgtgtgttaCTGTATTATGATGTATTAAATGTGTGTGATGGAGAAGAATATTTACATTGAATGCATTTGTATTAAATGTATGAAATCATTTGtattatgtgtgtatgtattacatgtgtgtgttaaatgtgataTTACATGTGTGTTAAATggatgtgtgtgttaaatgtgtgttaaATTTATGTGTGTGTTAATTTGTAGATGGCAAacttggattgaagttggattaGTAATCAAGTGCAAAGTGATAAAATTTCGTTGACTCCGGAATATAAGAATGGTGTAGAAActcttttaaaatttgcaagtgAAAATGGAATGGGAGAATATGGAACAATGAAGTGTCCTTGTAAACGttgttgaaatttgaattggttAAATATCGATGATGTTAGATTTTATTTACTTGCTAAGGGGATGCTTGAGGGTTATACTTGTTTTCCTGTAGTGGTAGCCCATGCTCCCGTACACCCCTGGTCATGAAAAAAGCCACTGTTCTCAACttgttataaatatttcttgacATTTTACACAAACGAGATGAATAACTATTTTGAGCTTATAAACCAAAAATCCGGACTTTTAAACCCGACCAAACGTACCAAAGAACTGCTGCGTCCAGCTCCAGTAACAGTCTATGATGCGCTCAAGTGTGCATGTATACAAATACAACTGACTCAAGGGTTAGCTTGATTCATGGCATTGAGTTAAAAGTAGGTCAATCATGATTATCCAGAAAACCTGTGCGCTTTAGTGGTCTTTCATCACATAATCATGTGAGACTTGTTCAAATGCCGCTTTCTACTATTAAAGTATGTCTTTGTAGACATGCACTACCGAAAGAAAAATGAGTGTAAAAGTGTACCAACAATTAATGTTTTTGTACTCAGTGTCCCAGACCGCAGTTTCAGCTTCTGCTCAAGTTGGTTGCTAATTAAACCCTTTTCCTTTATTTTATTAGAACAAAGCACAAAAAAActgtatattcaaaaaaataaataaagaatattataaaaactaatctaaatttgaattaaattttactCTTAATTTAGTTCACCTATCtatatcactaatattaataatatgtttaattaaccaaaaatatagattaaatattatatcatgattttatgtaaatacttcaaacaatatatatgtatgtgtgtgagagagattCTACTCTTCATTCTAACACATGATCCAATAATATTTAATCTCAATAATTTTGAAGAGATTtgatattagattttatatattaacttGAGTTGTTTAATTATGTGATTGTAGTAATTCTGTCAATTTTTACCCAGATTAGCTATACGAATATTTTGCCACCGATAATTATATGTACTTATTGAGTTTTATGTTATAGATAATAGATAACTACAgagataaaaatttatgaagagAAGAGATATATATTAGACAGAGATCATCAGACTTTTTCTTATATCCAACCACAAATTACAAAGTTTATATAGGGGTATAATATGTAAGTTACAAGTGATTAAAAGGTCAAGAGATGTGTGTAATAATGAAGGAAGGTGAAAAGTTAAGAGTCATTCACtaaatatataacattttagctgaaaaactttaatattaattttcagtTCCTCTGAATATACAATACAGTGACCTAACTTTAATATTATGTGTATACGTCAGTATCCattaaaaatagtaaatttttaatttttaaccttAGTTCTAACCGTTAAGTTTATTATACATAAGATTTGTTTCGATTTTACTTTATgataatgatattttaaaaaatattcaggATATCGAATTTCTTTAAAAACAATAgaattcaatttatatatataaattatatattttttatattaattatattttaatattattttgagttAATTCCATCAAGATTGAAGAGAAAAAAGTAAAACCAACGTTATTTAAATGCATTTGATCATATAAGATTGGAATTTACCGAGTATTTCAATTTTTGaatcttatttacaaatatactaacttctttaaaatctttcaaatatactatATTTTGAATCTTATTCGCAAATATGCTATCTTTTCTAATTCACCTTCACAAAGAGATAGCAATGCACCATCATCAATCACAGATCGGTATAagtttaggaaagttttgtaatgtaaggAAATGATGaaacccattaactattttaagaaagttttgtaatgtaaaaaaatgaatgGCACGCCAAATAAgaaaggacggagggagtaatatactAGTTCAACACATCCCCAGAGctgttttgttttgttaatttatttttaatatttcaatataagtTAAGTGCTCCCTCTAATCCATTAGTATATAAGTTGTTTGATGTAGCTTTAACTGCTTTGAGcatataacaaatattaatattttataatatttttttataataatttaacataaatattttattaagtaaatgaaaattttaaaaatactaattttaaatatatgatcaaaCCTTCTCAACATaagtgtaaaaagtcaaacaccCCAAATAATGGATTAGAGGAGTAACTACAATTTTTTAATCGAAACAAATGTCAAATTCAAAGACCCACAACCATCAACCGCACTTAGAATGGCCCCCCAACTACTTGGTCAAGACCCAAGACATTTATCTACCGAACTAGCAATTGGCTGTCTTGTACTTTAATGTTGTTTTATACTATTTTACTCCTAAAATTTAGGTTATGTGAAAATTCCTGCTATCATCATTGTCAATCTAATTCGAGATTTAGATGTGAATCGTAttcacttggtgagattctctCATTTGAATATGTGCATTTGACTGATTCTTACCAGCAATCTGCTTTTTAGcactattaaattaattaagtagtTTACATTTTGGAATCTTACTTACTTGGGACCTTTTGACAATTAAGTCACAACTATACTTATAATGATCTAGAAAGTTAACTGGAATTTTCAGTGATTCAATTAATTAAGCTTATGTTGAGTCCAGGAATaaagattttattttaattgatggattttaaattatatgattttatcttttcaaattctaatatttttactaatatttgaatattttaaatctcaaatgaaattcaaatttaaattcttcTATTCTATCCAAACATCATATTTGGTCATAACCAAAATTTCAAATCCTAAGTTCTAGAGCGGACACTAACTTTTCTTAATTCATTTGTTATAGCTATAACTGCTTGGCACCGCCAGTTATACTTATAGTTATACATATGTTAACGCAGGTTTTGTATTTTTCTCCCTGTCTCACACCCCTTAGGGAAAATGTATTAGAGTAATGTAAGAAAAGTGTTGAGAAATGGAGAGTAGGACGGTAACAAGTTTTTGTTGCTAGTTAACAGCAAAATACATTCCCCTAACGTTGAAATCTCTGTTCCAAATCAGAAGCAGCAGCAGAagtaataatgaaaattaatgCACACGAGACAAATTCAATTCTTGAATCCAAAGCTATGGTAATAGCGCTAGTAAGCTCAACATGACAGATAATGGATCAGAGTTGCGAGGATCAGCAACCATCTCATGTCGTCAATCTTCAACTCATACACATGACACATGTTTACAGGAAGGCGGAGAGGGTGGAAGGGGGAGATCAGGCAAGAACGTAAATATGGGCTGGAGAGGGACACTGAAAGTATTGCCCTGTATCTTCCTCATACAGGGCAAAAGCCAGGAAACTAACTGCACACCATCTAATATTCATTTTATGCATTTCAAACATTTACATTGACAAATTTAatgaatataatcaaaatatatggaGCGGGAAGAGGAAGATTAAATATTTGCCAATATTCACATCTATCTCTCAGGATAGAAGACAAGTTATTCTTTGAACTAGTAAAATAGTTTGTTGGCTCATCACATCGTTTCAGATAGCAAAGAGGATTTGCAGCAACTGTCTTGTACTTGCAGGCTTTGAGAGACGACAAAAGATGCATCAATCGTCTGGTATGGACTATGGAAATTTTCCAACTGGTCTGTAATCCACATTCTCTTCGACAAGGCGCCTTTTCCAAATGATCTGAACATACTTTGATCTCTTCTGTTTATGAGAATTTTTTAATTGTTGGCTTGTTGCTGCTGGATATGGCTTGTTAATTTTCCAGTTAGGTGTGTGATAGCATGACGACTATATCTCTGTTCAATTTCAAAGAATTGTCTAATTCTCATGATGATGGCTTTGCATAAGATCAGCAAGAGTAATTCTTCCACAGCTGCCAGCATCTAGGCGGTCAAAGGTTTTGCAGATCTGTGCGACGTCTTTCTGAGATACTTTCTCCATCTCTATAAGTTTGTATACAACATATTCTGATTTGCTGCATacgaaatattatttaaaatcagtAATGAGGCTTAAAGGTCACTGAAAAATTAATCAGAAATAGTCAAACAATTTTACTAAACAACAAGGATTAATGACTCAGTATTGCGGTTACAAAAATATCATGCTACACAAACAGAAATTAAGTATGCCAAAAACAACATCAGCTAAACAATTTCTTGGCATTAGTGATCTCAAGATAACTGCTTTAATCATCATAACTTTAGCTAGTAACTGTCCTTATGCTATATGTTTGCACAGAATTCATGTCAAGTAAAGAGAAATGGATAGAAAAATTATGTTCAGTAAAAAGAGGACATGTTACTGAAGCAACATCACTGTGATCCGAGAGCAGCTTCCCTACTGAATAAAGTAAACCAAGTTAGACAACACAGAGAATCCAAGGAGCTTTCCTAATAAAGAGGCAGAAAGTTTGTCAACAATAAGCCTTAAGTAATCACTTTTACTATCtctaaaaacataaaaatataagaatattgcATCAACATATTAGCAGCAAGGTAAAGCTAAAACCTATACTAAAGTAGATAAAGAAGTGTTTAAGTATATTGCTGAAATCAAAGTCTGGCCATTGTAGAACCACGATGCTCGCAAAAACATGTCAGGCTCTTGCAACAGGTTATTTGCAACAATAGCAACCATATCCATCTCAGAAAATTATTATGAGCTCAAGTAAGTAAACAAATGGTGATGATTCATAAGTAACATGGCTCCAATGACCAGATGTAGATAGGCAAATTTAATAGAAATTCCCATGCCTCATTAACATTACACGGGAAAAGAAAGAGGGTAGGAGGACTGCAGATTCATTTCAGTTTCTTGCCTAGGTGATGGTATTGGAAAAAGCCTTATCTTTATCAGTGAAGTGCATTAAAACTCAGAGTTAGACTTAACAGTCTTCTATGATCACCATTGACGATTTTTAAGTTACATAGATAATCAGATAACATAGTATATGAAGAAGTTTCACCCTATGTGAACACATGTTCAAAGACAATCTCAGTCACTCTAGTTCCAACGAACACAATTGTGTCAGCATGTGTAGCAGAATTTATTACACTTCTAACATGATTACAGTAGCCAATTTCAGCTTTTATAGGTGATACTGATGATATTTGTCTGAGGCAATGGCAAAAGTAACTTTTTGCCGAATACAATTTCATGTTGGTTCTGCTAGCACAATATCTACAAAACCGCAACAAAAAAGGGGAAAAACTAATACCAAGGGACCGGTAGCAGATAAGGAAAAACTAGACAGTACTTGATCCTCATAATATTGTTAAAAGGAGTGATGCAGGATATTTGGCCAAGTTGCTGAGATACTTTGTACACAAAGAACAAACATTTAACATGCTTATTCTCCTAAAATCTCAAGATGTAGGAGAAAAGTTAAACCGTATTGTATATTATCTCAACAATCTCCTCACTTGAAAGCCTGATTTAGGTCAAAGAGTGAATAACTAGGAGGCAGGATCCCGTGTTTAAGGAAAATAATTAACCTCATTGTCAAAGTCAAAAGAGGCGAGAAGTTCTCCACCtgacaccttgaggttttaggagagcTTGTAActtatggtatcagagctgagATCAGGTTATGAGAGGTCCGAGCTGGATTCCTTCACTATCATGTAGATTATGCGCCCAAAGCACTCCTACTTACCCAGTACCCACTCTCACTCACAAATGTAGTCGTTCAATTTGggctattaaataataattgatcGACTAAAAACTCCTCCTTACACCTTGAGGAGGTCTTAGGAGAGCTGGTAACTATGCATCACAATCTGACAAAAGCTGCCTTTACAAGCCTAGTACCATGGGATCCTAATTAATCAGTATACGCATACCAGAAGGAAACTCCACAGAACATCATTAatggtttatattttttaatttcagatCAAAAGCCAAAAAACATGTTCTTGGCAACCAGAGGTTATAAGCAGCTACTACGGCGAATTATTTTTCCACGACTAACATACCACCAGTTAATTAACAGTTAACGTTTCAGAAGCAAAACACCCTTATAATCTTGTATATATTATGCATAAAATTTGTCTATAGCTAACTAGATAGCGTGTCTATAGCTGACTAGATAGCGGATGCCATTGCCACCATTTTCTTAACAAAAAACAGTATacagttaaaattttatataacaatCCTGATTTCCAAATTATAATCGTGCTTGGAATGAAGGAAAAAATCATACCTCACGAAACCATTATTGTCAATGTCCGCTGCAAGAAACTGAGAAACAGTCAAATCCTGACCAAGCACCCAATTTTCCAACTTCCTGTGACGCCTATGCACTCTAGCCTCTGCTAGGTAAAGAAATGCTCGAGCAACAGCTAGTGTAGAGACAAGCAGCCAAATTGATGCAAAAACCCGACCAGCCATAGTAGAAAATGCTCTGTCTCCATATCCGACAGTAGTAACCGACATAACAGAAAGATACAGTGAATCCAACCATCCAAGACTTTCGACAAAATGCATAACAGTCACTCCAACTCCAATACAGAGAACCACAACTCCTAAAGCCAAGGCCACCTTCATTCGGATCCTCATTCTCCCTTTCTTGAAATCAATTATATAAGATCGCCGATCCTGATCTATTCCAACTTTGACAGTTCTCAAAAGATGATTTTCTTGCAAATCAAGAACATAACTAACCATGCCACTtaacaaaatatcaataaatccAAACCCAATTAAGACAAACATGACTGAGAACAATTTCGTCACAGTACTATTCGGAGTTATATCACCATACCCAATCGTGCACATTGTCACAATGCAAAAATAAAAAGCATCAACAACCGGATTCGTTTCAATCGACCTAAAATCATCTTTATTCAGCCAATATATAACCACTCCAAGACACAAGTACAAAATCAACAACAAAACAGCCTGAGAAACAATCGAAGACGACGAACCAAACTGAGGTGGTTTCGTCACAGCCTGATGCACAAAATCATCAATCACAGCCATAGCCGGTGCAGTCTTGGACCGATGAAGATTACTCTTCTGAAAATCAAAATCATTCAAAGAAGACTTCCTCTGACTTTCACCATTAGGGTCACAAAACCCCGATGTCGTCGAATCAACAGAAACAGAATGCGCGAGTCTCGGGGAATTCAGGGTCAAATTCAAGGCATCAACTAAACTTGAAGAAGACGAAAAATCCTTAGGGGGTGACCCAAAAATCAGCCTTTCTTTCAGCTCAGAAGGGGTAAGAGGCAGggatgaaaatataatatcatcttcaGGAACAGGGAACAGCACTGAAGGAATCGAAGAGGGTTTCGACATTCTTGCACTAGCTTTCTCAAGAAATGGCTTATTCTCCATATGGGCTATTCCAAGAAACAATCTTTACTCAATTTCAACACAATATATCATGTTACAAATTAATTAGCTATCTGGGTCATTCACTTATGCACATGTATTACAGTTATGCTTATTACAAAACAAGAATCAGAGCAAATAAAACAAGAATCAAGAATTCAAGATAACACAGTAATGCTAAAAATGGAGagtgaaaattaaaaatcataccTTATTCGATGCCAATGAAATTCAATTACATGAATTTGAACTGAACAACTAGATATAGATGTTGTATTTGACTGAATCTAAAGAGTCCGTGTGTTCTGTGTAGAGTGAGAGTCCGTGTGTTCTGTGTAGAGTGAATATTACTGTATAATGTACTGATGTACTTGTGTGGCTTGATATATTCCTGGGATGTGTGAGGCTCATGTAATATGCTGAGTACGGTGGACCTGTTAAATTAACATACACGCCGTTGGTCGACTATACAGCGAGGGGTCatgattaaaacaaaattttaatacatattgCGCTTAAAAATGTATAAGCCCGTACAGCAGTTAAAAAGTACTGTATGTAATAAAATGGATTTTTTCATATAGAGCTCCAAAAACAgtgtatatattaaaattttcttttaatcatGACCACTGGATAtttgggttaaatggcgttttggtcactcaactgactacaaattttcacttggatcatcaaactcaaaaagtttTCAGTCAAATAAATGTACTAATAAAAACTTTCAATCAAGTCACTGGCAGTTACTGACGTTAACTTTTGGACGGAAAATTGAGTAGGCTTGCTTACATGGCAGATTGACAACCAACGTGGCTGCTCCACTACATTCAATCATTAAACCCGATAACTACATACACCCGCCCCAATCTCCGGTACCCATAATCCATTTACAACCTTCTTCTTCCTCATTTCGACTCTCTTTCTTCATCTTTCTTTTTCATCATTCCTCCATGTCCATTTCTTCAAAAAGCTCGTCATCTCCCCTAACCCATCTACCCACACCATCACTCGAAACCCCTTCTTCATTCAATCCCTACCATCACTATCACTAGCCAGCCACCGTACTAGTTACAACCCATCTCCAATGGCACTCAAACAGCCAGCCAACACCCTCAATTGAACTCCTCAGCGTCGACTTATCCTTTGCCCCGCTCACCAATTTAACTTCCTTTCTTACTCTTAATCTTTCACATTGCAGTTAACCTCTCTACTTTCACAACTCTGCACCCTCCACCCGCACACTTCCTCTCGACTCCACCCTCAATGCTCATCACTGTCCGTATCGCCACCGCCGCCGATGTCCAAAGCATTCAACTAATCCACAAAATTGTACATAGACATAACACCGTCGACCCACACCAGCATTGTACCCATTTGAAAACTAGCTCGACATGCTATCGAGATCACACCAATCACCGCCGCCTCCTTCAATCAAGTGCTATCACAATACATACACATCGACCCACACCTTTTTTTGTATGATTTGGGGGtggattttgtaaaattaagGATATAGAACTGAGGGCGGGTTGTATGTTTTATCGGGTCAGTAGTGGATCGGGTTTAAAGACCTGTGGGTTAAAAAGTTGATGTGTCACGTGATGTGGCACTATTTAACGGTCGACCGTCTAAAATCAACCATATTTAACGGCTGTGAAATAATTAGTGGGTTTAATGAGTCTGTGTGAAATATTTATACTGTTAGGTGATTTGATTGAAagctttttgagtttgatgacccaaATGAAAATTTGTAGtcagtttagtgacaaaaacgCCATTTAACTCCTGGATATTTTATCCAACGTTCATGAAACTGTATGTTATTTAACAAGTCTCCAGCATGCATATGCTAGGACCTGAACTCATCTACCTTTTTTTTGACAGGTACTTCATACTAGTTGATAATGTTTTTGTCATTGTTGATATTAATTtcgacaatttttttttaataaacacCAGCTTTCTTAAAATTTCTTCTTTCACGAAAAATTGGAAATAGGTTTGATTAGACTGATTACTACATATTTAGATTAATGGATGATTGCTCCAAGTGAGTAgggtatttaaattaaattaaaaacccAATACTACGCCGagtcaaatgatttataaaacaataatatatatatgtaaaatataattacactaatttttattattattttagatattCTCTTTCAAAATCACAATACTTAATAAATAACTTTGCAATTTTACAAGTGCATAAGATACATAGACGGAAAATATTCCTAATCTGAACTCttttaaaaattctaaaatctacgctctttttatttttcaaataaatatgatGTTCATCAATAACTTGAAATATACACAAGCAAAAGAGGAGACCTAACAATATTAAAGTTATTTGGTGCACAAGGTAGTCTAGTCAATCTATGAGCCATCTTATTTGCTTGCttctaaacaaaaacaataaaaatattttctctgCTCACAATATACTCATAACATTAAAATACAAGGAATTTTAGCGCATAAGATAGTCTAGTCAATCTATGAACCATATTATTTGCTTGCAAAACTAGGggtgtaaacaaaccaaactgttcgtgagctactcgagttcggctcgtaaAGTATTCGGATTTGATTCGATAATAATCGAGCCGAGTTCGAACTCGAGCTAGTTGGATGTTTtgccgagccgagctcgagcttcaaattactcggctcataaggttcgcgagccttatcgagcctctactatttattaatttttttattataaatatatttttacaaatatattttaatatattattaataattcatatatttaatcgaatcgaactcgagccgaatctatcatatttcgagtttttgtcaatatttagTGACTCTATTCGAGCTTTCGACCCGAACTCGAGTCTATCGAACTGTTTACAAGCCGAgtttcgaacttgaaattaaaggctcggtcgaactcgaactcgagcccCCAACTTTTTAGTCGAGCTCGAGCCAAGCCTGACagtgttcgactcggctcggctcgattacacCCCTGCTTCTAACCAAAATAACTAAAACATTTTCTCTCCACAATGTACTCACAACATTAATATATAAAGTTCCATAGATCTAAATTACTTTGCATGCCTTTGTAGATTGCAGTTACACAGTATCATGAGTCACTCTCAAT
This region includes:
- the LOC108205796 gene encoding two-pore potassium channel 3, which translates into the protein MENKPFLEKASARMSKPSSIPSVLFPVPEDDIIFSSLPLTPSELKERLIFGSPPKDFSSSSSLVDALNLTLNSPRLAHSVSVDSTTSGFCDPNGESQRKSSLNDFDFQKSNLHRSKTAPAMAVIDDFVHQAVTKPPQFGSSSSIVSQAVLLLILYLCLGVVIYWLNKDDFRSIETNPVVDAFYFCIVTMCTIGYGDITPNSTVTKLFSVMFVLIGFGFIDILLSGMVSYVLDLQENHLLRTVKVGIDQDRRSYIIDFKKGRMRIRMKVALALGVVVLCIGVGVTVMHFVESLGWLDSLYLSVMSVTTVGYGDRAFSTMAGRVFASIWLLVSTLAVARAFLYLAEARVHRRHRKLENWVLGQDLTVSQFLAADIDNNGFVSKSEYVVYKLIEMEKVSQKDVAQICKTFDRLDAGSCGRITLADLMQSHHHEN